In one Streptomyces marincola genomic region, the following are encoded:
- a CDS encoding NAD(P)H-hydrate dehydratase, giving the protein METAYRVETVRAAEAALLARLPDGTLMARAAAGLAAACAGLLRPGLSGARVVLLVGSGDNGGDALYAGARLARRGAAVTAVLLDEERAHPGGLAALRAAGGRAAGTAGAEALIARARLVVDGITGIGGRGGLRPAAAGLARAAAAHRVPVVAVDLPSGVDADTGEVRGEAVRADVTVTFGTRKPGLLIDPARAYAGEVRLVDIGLGPELPASPDLTALGDADAAALLPRPAAESDKYRRGVLGVAAGSARYPGAAVLTVGGALRGGAGAVRYAGPAGDAVIARYPEALVSAGPPGRAGRVQAWALGPGLGDGPDAARAADDVLAADVPVLVDADGLRLLDPERVRARSAPTVLTPHAGEAAALLGTTRERVEAARLASVRELAGRYGAVTLLKGSTTLIAAPADGEGPGPVMVNATGTPWLATAGSGDVLSGLIGALLAAGLAPLDAAALGAHLHGLAGRAAPMPPMASTVTEALPEVWARLSPPR; this is encoded by the coding sequence ATGGAGACCGCATACCGAGTGGAGACCGTCCGCGCCGCGGAAGCCGCCCTGCTGGCGCGGCTGCCCGACGGCACCCTCATGGCCAGGGCCGCCGCGGGCCTCGCCGCCGCCTGCGCCGGGCTGCTGCGGCCCGGGCTCTCGGGCGCCCGGGTCGTGCTGCTGGTCGGCAGCGGCGACAACGGCGGCGACGCGCTGTACGCCGGCGCGCGCCTCGCGCGGCGCGGCGCGGCGGTGACGGCCGTGCTGCTCGACGAGGAACGCGCCCACCCCGGCGGCCTCGCCGCCCTGCGCGCGGCCGGCGGGCGGGCGGCGGGCACGGCAGGCGCCGAGGCGCTGATCGCCCGCGCCCGCCTCGTCGTCGACGGCATCACCGGCATCGGCGGGCGCGGGGGCTTGCGCCCGGCCGCCGCCGGGCTCGCCAGGGCCGCCGCCGCGCACCGCGTGCCCGTGGTCGCCGTCGACCTGCCCAGCGGCGTGGACGCCGACACCGGCGAGGTGCGCGGCGAGGCCGTGCGCGCCGATGTGACCGTCACGTTCGGCACCCGCAAGCCGGGGCTGCTGATCGACCCGGCGCGCGCGTACGCCGGCGAGGTGCGGCTGGTCGACATCGGTCTCGGCCCCGAACTGCCCGCGTCCCCCGACCTCACCGCGCTCGGCGACGCGGACGCGGCGGCGCTGCTGCCCCGCCCGGCCGCCGAGTCCGACAAGTACCGGCGCGGCGTGCTCGGGGTCGCGGCGGGCTCGGCCCGCTACCCGGGCGCGGCCGTGCTGACCGTGGGGGGCGCGCTGCGCGGCGGCGCGGGCGCCGTGCGCTACGCGGGCCCAGCGGGCGACGCGGTCATCGCCCGCTACCCCGAGGCGCTGGTCTCCGCAGGGCCGCCCGGCCGGGCCGGGCGCGTGCAGGCCTGGGCCCTCGGGCCCGGGCTCGGCGACGGTCCCGACGCGGCGCGGGCCGCGGACGACGTGCTCGCCGCGGACGTTCCGGTGCTGGTGGACGCCGACGGTCTGCGCCTGCTCGACCCGGAACGGGTGCGGGCCCGTTCCGCGCCCACGGTGCTTACGCCGCACGCCGGTGAGGCAGCCGCGCTGCTCGGCACGACGCGCGAGCGCGTCGAGGCCGCCAGGCTGGCCTCCGTGCGCGAACTGGCCGGCCGCTACGGCGCCGTGACGCTGCTCAAGGGGTCGACGACGCTGATCGCCGCGCCGGCGGACGGCGAGGGGCCAGGACCTGTCATGGTGAACGCCACGGGCACCCCGTGGCTGGCGACCGCGGGCAGCGGGGACGTGCTCTCGGGGCTGATCGGCGCGCTGCTCGCGGCCGGCCTCGCGCCGCTCGACGCCGCCGCGCTCGGCGCGCACCTGCACGGCCTCGCCGGGCGGGCCGCCCCCATGCCGCCGATGGCCTCCACGGTCACCGAGGCGCTGCCGGAGGTGTGGGCCCGGCTCAGCCCTCCGCGATGA
- a CDS encoding fluoride efflux transporter FluC yields MPVPAEFPDRAQGEGRPPMDMDASPRDRDASLVSSLPSVGAVALGGAAGAGARYGMERLWPAGGGDLPWAAFGVNVAGCAVMGVVVVLCMEVWTVSPLVRPFLATGFLGGFTTLSTYAADTERLARLGEPGAALLYYAATLAAALAAVALSSSLTRRIASALRAGARG; encoded by the coding sequence ATGCCAGTCCCCGCCGAGTTCCCGGATCGCGCCCAGGGCGAGGGGCGCCCGCCGATGGACATGGACGCCTCGCCGCGCGATCGGGACGCGTCCCTGGTGTCGTCGCTGCCGTCGGTCGGAGCGGTCGCCCTCGGCGGCGCGGCCGGAGCGGGCGCCCGGTACGGGATGGAGCGTCTCTGGCCCGCCGGCGGCGGCGACCTGCCGTGGGCCGCCTTCGGTGTCAACGTCGCCGGTTGCGCGGTGATGGGCGTGGTGGTGGTGCTCTGCATGGAGGTGTGGACGGTGTCGCCGCTGGTGCGGCCGTTCCTGGCGACGGGCTTCCTCGGCGGGTTCACCACGCTGTCCACGTACGCCGCGGACACGGAGCGGCTGGCCCGGCTCGGTGAGCCGGGGGCGGCGCTGCTGTACTACGCGGCCACGCTCGCGGCGGCTCTGGCCGCGGTGGCGCTGTCCTCGTCGCTCACGAGGCGGATCGCCTCGGCCCTGCGGGCGGGGGCGCGCGGGTGA
- the rimI gene encoding ribosomal protein S18-alanine N-acetyltransferase translates to MRWWDIPGVLALERELFPDDAWSEATYWSELALARGPGRRRHYLVAEAAGGTLAGYAGLGVAGGTGEVMTIGVTGGHQGAGLGGRLLGALLDAAAGPFACHEVMLEVRVDNERARRLYRRFGFARVGVRRGYYQPGNHDALVMRRALPPGGSRTPVHSEGTEGGAGEDG, encoded by the coding sequence ATGCGCTGGTGGGACATCCCGGGGGTGCTCGCGCTCGAACGGGAGCTGTTCCCCGACGACGCCTGGTCGGAGGCCACCTACTGGTCCGAGCTCGCCCTGGCCCGGGGCCCGGGTCGGCGGCGCCACTACCTCGTGGCCGAGGCGGCGGGCGGCACGCTCGCCGGGTACGCGGGCCTGGGCGTGGCCGGCGGCACCGGCGAGGTGATGACCATCGGCGTCACCGGCGGCCACCAGGGCGCCGGTCTCGGCGGCCGGCTGCTCGGCGCGCTGCTCGACGCGGCGGCCGGCCCGTTCGCCTGCCACGAGGTGATGCTGGAGGTCAGGGTCGACAACGAGCGCGCCCGGCGGCTGTACCGGCGCTTCGGGTTCGCGCGGGTCGGCGTCCGCCGCGGCTACTACCAGCCGGGGAACCACGACGCGCTGGTCATGCGGCGCGCCCTGCCGCCCGGCGGGTCCCGTACCCCGGTACACAGCGAAGGAACGGAAGGGGGAGCGGGCGAGGATGGCTGA
- a CDS encoding holo-ACP synthase: protein MIVGVGIDVAGIDRFAEAMERTPRLAGRLFTPGELLLPDGRRRGVASLAARFAAKEALAKALGAPGGLSWTDAEVVQDADGRPRLTVRGSVAARAAELGVRAWHVSLSHDAGVASAVVIAEG, encoded by the coding sequence GTGATCGTCGGCGTGGGCATCGACGTGGCGGGCATCGACCGGTTCGCCGAGGCCATGGAACGCACGCCGCGGCTCGCCGGGCGGCTGTTCACCCCGGGCGAGCTGCTGCTGCCCGACGGCCGGCGGCGCGGTGTCGCGTCGCTGGCCGCCAGGTTCGCGGCGAAGGAGGCGTTGGCCAAGGCGCTCGGCGCGCCCGGCGGGCTGAGCTGGACGGACGCCGAGGTGGTGCAGGACGCCGACGGGCGCCCGCGGCTGACCGTGCGCGGTTCGGTCGCCGCGCGCGCCGCCGAACTCGGCGTGCGCGCCTGGCACGTGTCCCTCAGTCACGACGCGGGCGTCGCGTCCGCCGTGGTCATCGCGGAGGGCTGA
- the tsaE gene encoding tRNA (adenosine(37)-N6)-threonylcarbamoyltransferase complex ATPase subunit type 1 TsaE: MGQLSETPVTTASFTVGDAELMREAGRRLAALLRAGDLVLLTGPLGAGKTTLTRGIGEGLGVRGAVTSPTFVIARVHPPLGGGPPLVHVDAYRLAGGLDEMEDLDLDAELPESVVVVEWGEGRVEELSDERLHVVIRRPEGAEGAGEAEDEGTDAAREVTLTGVGARWQGVGLRLLG, translated from the coding sequence ATGGGTCAGCTGTCTGAGACGCCGGTGACCACGGCGTCGTTCACCGTCGGGGACGCCGAGCTGATGCGCGAGGCGGGCCGCCGCCTGGCCGCGCTGCTCAGGGCCGGGGACCTGGTGCTGCTCACCGGGCCGCTCGGCGCGGGCAAGACCACGCTGACGCGGGGCATCGGCGAAGGGCTCGGGGTGCGGGGCGCGGTGACGTCCCCGACGTTCGTCATCGCCCGCGTGCACCCGCCGCTCGGCGGCGGGCCGCCGCTGGTGCACGTGGACGCCTACCGGCTCGCGGGCGGGCTGGACGAGATGGAGGACCTGGACCTGGACGCGGAGCTGCCGGAGTCGGTGGTGGTCGTGGAGTGGGGCGAGGGCCGGGTCGAGGAACTGTCGGACGAGCGGCTGCACGTCGTCATCCGGCGCCCCGAGGGCGCGGAGGGCGCCGGGGAGGCAGAGGACGAGGGAACGGACGCGGCGCGTGAGGTGACGCTGACCGGCGTCGGCGCCCGCTGGCAGGGCGTCGGCCTGCGGCTGCTCGGCTGA
- the tsaD gene encoding tRNA (adenosine(37)-N6)-threonylcarbamoyltransferase complex transferase subunit TsaD — MADEPLVLGIETSCDETGVGIVRGHTLLADAVASSVDDHARYGGVVPEIASRAHLEAMVPTIERALARAGVSARDLDAVAVTAGPGLAGALLVGVSAAKAYAYALGKPLYGVNHLASHVCVDQLEHGPLPQPVMALLVSGGHSSLLLSPDITSDVRPLGATIDDAAGEAFDKVARVLGLGFPGGPVIDRLAREGDRDAVRFPRGLTGPRDAPYDFSFSGLKTAVARWVEARRAAGEDVPVADVAASFQEAVTDVLTRKAVRACREQGVDHLMIGGGVAANSRLRAMAEERCAAAGITLRVPRPGLCTDNGAMVAALGAEMVARGRAPSALGLPADSSLPVTEPHVPAVGHR; from the coding sequence ATGGCTGACGAACCGCTCGTGCTCGGCATCGAGACGTCCTGCGACGAGACGGGCGTGGGCATCGTCCGGGGGCACACGCTCCTGGCCGACGCCGTCGCGTCCAGCGTGGACGACCACGCGCGCTACGGGGGCGTGGTGCCCGAGATCGCCAGCAGGGCGCACCTGGAGGCGATGGTTCCCACGATCGAACGGGCCCTGGCGCGGGCGGGCGTGAGCGCGCGCGACCTCGACGCCGTCGCGGTCACCGCGGGGCCCGGGCTCGCGGGCGCGCTGCTGGTCGGGGTCTCGGCGGCCAAGGCGTACGCCTACGCGCTGGGCAAGCCGCTGTACGGCGTCAACCACCTGGCCTCGCACGTGTGCGTCGACCAGCTGGAGCACGGGCCGCTGCCGCAGCCCGTGATGGCGCTGCTGGTCTCGGGCGGCCACTCCTCGCTGCTGCTCTCCCCGGACATCACCTCGGACGTGCGACCGCTCGGGGCGACGATCGACGACGCGGCGGGTGAGGCGTTCGACAAGGTGGCCCGCGTGCTCGGGCTCGGTTTCCCCGGCGGCCCGGTCATCGACCGGCTCGCGCGCGAGGGCGACCGGGACGCGGTGCGCTTCCCGCGCGGCCTCACCGGGCCGAGGGACGCGCCCTACGACTTCTCGTTCTCCGGGTTGAAGACGGCCGTGGCGCGCTGGGTCGAGGCGCGGCGCGCGGCGGGCGAGGACGTGCCGGTGGCCGACGTTGCCGCGTCGTTCCAGGAGGCCGTCACGGACGTGCTGACGCGCAAGGCCGTGCGCGCCTGCCGCGAGCAGGGCGTGGACCACCTGATGATCGGCGGCGGCGTCGCCGCGAACTCCCGGCTGCGCGCGATGGCCGAGGAACGGTGCGCCGCGGCCGGCATCACGCTGCGGGTGCCGCGCCCCGGCCTGTGCACCGACAACGGCGCGATGGTCGCGGCGCTCGGTGCCGAGATGGTCGCCCGGGGGCGTGCGCCCTCGGCGCTCGGCCTGCCGGCCGACTCCTCGCTCCCGGTGACCGAGCCGCACGTGCCGGCGGTGGGCCACCGGTGA
- a CDS encoding alpha/beta fold hydrolase, with product MSWARRAGIAGVALGAVATTVALERMSVGRSVRREARLALDAAGPYGTLRGTPGSAATEDGAALYYEVEEVGADTRPVAPRPGAPAPGPLPAAGEPEPAAGGPEPAGEGPRGAEEPTVVFCHGYCLHQDVWHFQRAALRGRVRAVYWDQRGHGRSGRGRRLRDGGEPVSIDQLGRDLKAVLDAAAPRGPLVLVGHSMGGMTIMALAEQYPDFVARRVAGVALVATSAGDLADVTYGFPAAAVRAVRRVVPGVLRALGSQQDLVDRARRVAGDVYAGLVRRYSFGEPDAVDAGVARFAERLIDSVPVEVVADFYPAFAEHDKERALAVLNGLAGALPVLVLAAERDEVTPAAHSDRIAAALPGARRVVLPGAGHLLLLERPEEVTKELVRLLARSIAFHGSAV from the coding sequence GTGAGCTGGGCGCGCCGGGCGGGGATAGCGGGCGTCGCGCTCGGCGCGGTCGCGACGACCGTCGCGCTCGAACGCATGTCGGTGGGCCGGTCGGTGCGGCGGGAGGCGCGGCTGGCGCTGGACGCGGCCGGGCCCTACGGAACGCTGCGCGGCACGCCGGGCAGCGCGGCCACCGAGGACGGCGCCGCGCTGTACTACGAGGTGGAGGAGGTCGGCGCGGACACGCGCCCGGTCGCGCCGCGCCCCGGCGCCCCCGCGCCAGGCCCGCTGCCCGCCGCCGGCGAACCGGAGCCCGCCGCGGGCGGCCCCGAGCCCGCCGGGGAAGGACCGCGCGGCGCGGAGGAGCCGACGGTCGTCTTCTGCCACGGGTACTGCCTGCACCAGGACGTATGGCACTTCCAGCGGGCCGCGCTGCGCGGTCGCGTGCGCGCGGTGTATTGGGACCAGCGGGGGCACGGCCGTTCCGGGCGCGGGCGGCGGCTGCGGGACGGCGGCGAGCCGGTGAGCATCGACCAGCTCGGCCGGGACCTGAAGGCCGTGCTCGACGCCGCCGCGCCGCGGGGGCCGCTGGTGCTCGTGGGGCACTCGATGGGGGGCATGACGATCATGGCCCTGGCCGAGCAGTACCCGGACTTCGTGGCGCGCCGGGTCGCCGGCGTCGCCCTGGTGGCGACCTCGGCGGGCGACCTGGCGGACGTCACCTACGGCTTCCCCGCCGCCGCCGTCCGCGCGGTGCGGCGGGTGGTGCCCGGGGTGCTGCGCGCGCTCGGCTCGCAACAGGACCTGGTGGACCGCGCCCGGCGCGTCGCGGGTGACGTGTACGCCGGGCTCGTGCGCCGGTACTCGTTCGGGGAGCCGGACGCCGTCGACGCGGGGGTCGCGCGGTTCGCGGAACGGCTCATCGACTCGGTGCCGGTCGAGGTGGTCGCGGACTTCTACCCGGCGTTCGCCGAGCACGACAAGGAACGGGCGCTCGCGGTGCTCAACGGCCTCGCCGGAGCCCTGCCCGTGCTCGTGCTCGCGGCGGAACGGGACGAGGTGACGCCCGCCGCGCACAGCGACCGCATCGCCGCCGCGCTGCCGGGCGCGCGCCGGGTGGTGCTGCCGGGCGCCGGGCACCTGCTGCTCCTGGAACGGCCCGAGGAGGTCACCAAGGAGCTGGTCCGGCTGCTGGCGCGTAGCATCGCGTTCCATGGGTCAGCTGTCTGA
- a CDS encoding polysaccharide deacetylase family protein, translating to MRQVRQNDRRFRRGVRRYGALGGAAVLALVCSGAGLPPRFLSGDRAEAWGGATVDANPPAAVGAVTAFGLPRTRAVAEAKAAYADRLERAEARRVAAAKRWGLRKAPLRAPAPPERKPELSTEPGHITGSGLPPVLVRVPTDEKVVFLTVDDGAEKDRDLLAMLRELDVPYSSFLTDYVARDDYGYFREAHPDGTGVHNHTVTHPELPRLPYAKQRAEICRQQDILEREFGVRPELFRPPYGAYDRDTLRAAASCGVTAVPLWAEEAFPDRIEWGRADRKFHPGDIILSHFRGPGEWDGDMADMVRRVLATATEQGFALARLEDYL from the coding sequence ATCAGACAAGTAAGACAAAACGATCGTCGGTTTCGCCGGGGAGTGCGGCGGTACGGCGCGCTCGGCGGCGCCGCGGTCCTCGCGCTTGTCTGCTCGGGGGCCGGCCTGCCGCCGCGCTTCCTCTCCGGCGATCGGGCGGAGGCGTGGGGCGGGGCCACCGTGGACGCCAACCCGCCCGCCGCGGTCGGCGCCGTCACGGCCTTCGGCCTGCCGCGCACCCGGGCGGTCGCGGAGGCGAAGGCCGCGTACGCCGACCGGCTCGAACGCGCGGAGGCGCGCCGCGTCGCCGCGGCGAAGCGCTGGGGGCTGCGCAAGGCGCCGTTGCGCGCGCCCGCGCCCCCGGAGCGCAAGCCGGAGCTTTCCACCGAGCCCGGGCACATCACGGGCTCCGGCCTGCCACCTGTGCTGGTCCGGGTGCCCACTGACGAGAAGGTGGTCTTCCTCACCGTCGACGACGGCGCGGAGAAGGACCGGGACCTGCTCGCCATGCTGCGCGAACTCGACGTCCCCTACAGCAGCTTCCTCACCGACTACGTGGCGCGGGACGACTACGGGTACTTCCGCGAGGCCCACCCGGACGGCACCGGGGTGCACAACCACACGGTGACCCACCCCGAGCTGCCCCGGCTCCCGTACGCCAAGCAGCGCGCCGAGATCTGCCGGCAGCAGGACATCCTCGAACGCGAGTTCGGTGTGCGCCCCGAGCTCTTCCGTCCCCCCTACGGCGCCTACGACCGCGACACGCTGCGCGCCGCGGCCTCGTGCGGCGTGACGGCCGTGCCCCTCTGGGCGGAGGAGGCGTTCCCCGACCGCATCGAGTGGGGGCGCGCCGACCGGAAGTTCCACCCGGGCGACATCATCCTCAGCCATTTCCGCGGCCCGGGGGAGTGGGACGGCGACATGGCGGACATGGTCCGCCGCGTGCTCGCCACCGCGACCGAGCAGGGCTTCGCCCTGGCCCGGCTGGAGGACTACCTCTAG
- the alr gene encoding alanine racemase translates to MNDHSPAESRRLLADIDLDALRANVRALRERAAGGARLMAVVKADGYGHGLLPCARAAREAGAAWLGTATPEEALALRAAGDTGPVLCWLWTPGGPWREAVEAGIDVSVSGRWALAEAEAAARAAGRVARVHLKADTGLGRNGSPPADWPDLVAAARAAERAGTVRVTGLWSHFACADEPGHPSIARQQAAFADALAVAARAGLDPEVRHLANSPATLTLPEAHYDLVRPGVAVYGLSPAPEIGSPADLGLRPVMTLRAFLASVKRVPGGHGVSYGHTYRTSGETTLALVPAGYADGVPRHASGTGPVLVAGKWRTIAGRVAMDQFVVDLGGDRARAGDEAVLFGPGDAGEPTAEDWARAAGTIGYEIVTRVGARVPRVYRGERAG, encoded by the coding sequence ATGAACGATCACTCACCGGCCGAAAGCCGTCGGCTGCTGGCCGACATCGATCTCGACGCCCTGCGCGCCAACGTCCGCGCGCTGCGCGAACGCGCCGCCGGCGGCGCCCGGTTGATGGCCGTGGTCAAGGCCGACGGGTACGGCCACGGCCTGCTGCCGTGCGCCAGGGCGGCGCGCGAGGCGGGCGCGGCGTGGCTCGGCACGGCCACGCCTGAGGAGGCGCTGGCGCTGCGCGCCGCGGGCGACACGGGACCGGTGCTGTGCTGGCTGTGGACGCCGGGCGGGCCGTGGCGCGAGGCGGTCGAGGCGGGCATCGACGTGTCGGTGAGCGGCCGGTGGGCCCTCGCGGAGGCGGAGGCGGCGGCGCGCGCGGCGGGCCGCGTCGCGCGCGTGCACCTGAAGGCCGACACGGGACTGGGCCGCAACGGCTCCCCGCCGGCCGACTGGCCCGACCTGGTGGCGGCGGCGCGGGCCGCGGAACGCGCGGGCACCGTCCGCGTCACCGGCCTGTGGTCGCACTTCGCGTGCGCGGACGAGCCGGGGCACCCCTCGATCGCGCGGCAGCAGGCGGCGTTCGCCGACGCGCTCGCGGTCGCCGCGCGCGCGGGGCTCGACCCCGAGGTGCGCCACCTGGCCAACTCACCGGCCACGCTGACGCTGCCGGAGGCGCACTACGACCTGGTCAGGCCGGGCGTCGCCGTGTACGGGCTGTCGCCCGCGCCGGAGATCGGCAGCCCCGCGGACCTCGGCCTGCGCCCGGTGATGACGCTGCGCGCGTTCCTCGCGTCGGTCAAACGGGTGCCGGGCGGGCACGGCGTCAGCTACGGGCACACCTACCGGACCTCGGGCGAGACCACGCTGGCGCTGGTGCCCGCCGGGTACGCGGACGGCGTTCCCCGGCACGCCTCGGGCACCGGGCCCGTTCTGGTGGCGGGCAAGTGGCGCACGATCGCGGGCCGGGTGGCCATGGACCAGTTCGTGGTCGACCTCGGCGGCGACCGGGCGCGGGCCGGGGACGAGGCGGTGCTGTTCGGTCCCGGCGACGCGGGGGAGCCGACCGCGGAGGACTGGGCCCGCGCCGCCGGGACCATCGGCTACGAGATCGTCACCCGCGTGGGGGCGCGCGTGCCGCGCGTGTACCGGGGGGAGCGCGCGGGGTGA
- a CDS encoding THUMP-like domain-containing protein has protein sequence MTRVAATELDAFRALLTDRGRDLLAAVAGLAPADELAAATRLRRDHPPALVAAAIGQARLRERAAAKFGPDAARMFFTADGVEQATRAPVAAWRAGRFAARGVRRVADLCCGIGGDALALAAAGIDVLAVDRSPLACAVAEANAAALGLADRITVRRAAVEDTDVSGCDGAFVDPARRRTGGGRVFDPEAYAPPLSWAVGLASRVPHAALKVAPGVPHEAVPGGAEAEWVSHRGEVKEAVLWFGAEPAAPRRATLLPGGHSMTGTARPAPAGAPGRYLYEPDGAVIRAGLVADVAERVEGRLLDPRIAYVTADALRPMPFATAYEITDVMPFNLKRLRAYLREREVGNLTVKKRGFAVTPEELRTRLKPRGPAAATVFLTRVADAPTALIGRPAP, from the coding sequence ATGACCCGTGTGGCCGCAACCGAACTCGACGCCTTCCGCGCCCTGCTGACCGACCGGGGCCGTGACCTGCTCGCCGCGGTCGCGGGCCTCGCCCCGGCCGACGAACTGGCCGCCGCCACCCGGCTGCGCCGCGACCACCCGCCCGCCCTGGTCGCCGCGGCCATCGGGCAGGCCAGGCTGCGCGAGCGCGCGGCGGCGAAGTTCGGCCCCGACGCCGCGCGGATGTTCTTCACGGCCGACGGCGTGGAGCAGGCCACCCGCGCCCCCGTCGCCGCCTGGCGCGCCGGCCGTTTCGCCGCGCGGGGCGTGCGCCGCGTCGCGGACCTGTGCTGCGGCATCGGCGGCGACGCGCTCGCGCTGGCCGCGGCCGGTATCGACGTGCTGGCCGTGGACCGTTCGCCGCTCGCCTGCGCCGTCGCCGAGGCCAACGCCGCGGCCCTCGGCCTCGCCGACCGGATCACCGTGCGCCGCGCCGCCGTCGAGGACACGGACGTCTCCGGCTGCGACGGCGCGTTCGTCGACCCCGCGCGCCGCAGGACCGGCGGCGGCCGGGTCTTCGACCCCGAGGCGTACGCGCCCCCGCTCTCCTGGGCCGTCGGCCTCGCCTCCCGCGTGCCGCACGCCGCCCTGAAGGTCGCGCCCGGCGTGCCGCACGAGGCCGTGCCCGGCGGCGCGGAGGCGGAGTGGGTCTCGCACCGCGGCGAGGTCAAGGAGGCCGTGCTGTGGTTCGGCGCGGAGCCCGCCGCCCCCCGCCGCGCCACCCTCCTGCCCGGCGGCCACTCCATGACCGGGACCGCGCGGCCGGCCCCGGCGGGCGCGCCGGGCCGCTACCTCTACGAGCCGGACGGCGCCGTCATCAGGGCGGGCCTGGTCGCGGATGTCGCGGAACGGGTCGAGGGCCGGCTCCTCGACCCGCGGATCGCCTACGTGACGGCCGACGCGCTGCGCCCCATGCCGTTCGCGACGGCCTACGAGATCACCGACGTCATGCCGTTCAACCTGAAACGGCTGCGGGCGTATCTGCGCGAGCGCGAGGTCGGGAACCTGACCGTCAAGAAGCGCGGGTTCGCGGTCACCCCCGAGGAGCTGCGCACGCGCCTGAAACCGCGCGGGCCCGCCGCCGCCACGGTGTTCCTCACCCGGGTCGCGGACGCGCCCACCGCGCTGATCGGGCGGCCCGCGCCCTGA
- the crcB gene encoding fluoride efflux transporter CrcB, translating to MNLLLVLIGGAAGASARFLIDRAVQRGQATEFPWGTFAANTLGCLLVGVLTGAVLAQAATERVYLLVGTGLCGALTTYSTFAWETVHLARSGQTVRAAGSAASTVLAGLGAVLIGLTAARVLWP from the coding sequence GTGAACCTCCTGCTGGTGCTCATCGGAGGCGCGGCGGGAGCCTCGGCGCGGTTCCTCATCGACCGGGCGGTGCAGCGCGGGCAGGCCACGGAGTTCCCCTGGGGCACCTTCGCGGCCAACACGCTGGGCTGCCTCCTGGTCGGCGTGCTCACCGGAGCGGTGCTGGCGCAGGCCGCCACGGAACGGGTGTACCTGCTCGTGGGCACGGGCCTGTGCGGGGCGCTCACGACCTACTCGACGTTCGCCTGGGAGACCGTGCACCTGGCGCGGTCGGGGCAGACGGTCCGCGCGGCCGGCAGCGCCGCCTCCACCGTGCTGGCCGGTCTGGGAGCCGTGCTGATCGGGCTGACCGCCGCCCGCGTCCTCTGGCCGTGA
- the tsaB gene encoding tRNA (adenosine(37)-N6)-threonylcarbamoyltransferase complex dimerization subunit type 1 TsaB, with protein sequence MLLLALDTATPAVTVALHDGTGTLAASDETDARRHGELLLPAVDRVLTAAGRGLAEVTDLVVGTGPGPYTGLRVGLATAAALGAARGLPVHGLCTLDGIAWATGLSEPFVVATDARRKEVYWARYADARTRVEGPAVDRPADIADRVAGLPAVGAGALLYPDAFSEVRADLPRHASAGALAGLAAALLAAGEPLQPPVPRYLRRPDARVPAGYKAVTRP encoded by the coding sequence GTGCTGCTGCTCGCCCTCGACACCGCAACCCCGGCCGTCACCGTCGCGCTGCACGACGGGACCGGAACGCTCGCCGCGTCCGACGAGACCGACGCCCGCAGACACGGGGAGCTGCTGCTGCCCGCCGTCGACCGGGTGCTGACGGCCGCGGGCCGCGGCCTCGCGGAGGTGACGGACCTGGTGGTCGGCACAGGCCCCGGGCCCTACACCGGGCTGCGGGTGGGCCTGGCCACCGCGGCGGCGCTCGGCGCCGCGCGCGGGCTGCCGGTGCACGGGCTGTGCACGCTGGACGGCATCGCCTGGGCCACCGGGCTGAGCGAGCCGTTCGTCGTGGCCACCGACGCCCGGCGCAAAGAGGTCTACTGGGCGCGCTACGCCGACGCCCGCACGCGCGTCGAGGGCCCGGCCGTCGACCGGCCGGCCGACATCGCCGACCGGGTGGCCGGGCTGCCGGCCGTGGGCGCGGGCGCGCTGCTGTACCCGGACGCGTTCTCCGAGGTGCGCGCCGACCTGCCGCGGCACGCCTCGGCGGGCGCGCTGGCCGGCCTGGCGGCCGCCCTGCTGGCGGCGGGTGAGCCGCTCCAGCCGCCGGTGCCGCGCTACCTGCGCCGCCCGGACGCGCGGGTGCCGGCCGGGTACAAGGCGGTCACGCGCCCGTGA